The genomic window TTTTATTCATCTCGCTGTTTCTGTTGTAAGAGATACCGAAAAAGAAGCCCTTTATTTTATTTCTCAATTTATTGATATCACACTTTTAAAAGAACAAGAAAAGGCTTTAAAACGTATTATCACTTTTACCCAAGACCAAAATGACCGTCTTAAAAACTTTGCCCATATTGTATCGCACAATTTACGTTCGCATTCTGGTGGAATTTCGGCTCTTTTAGAAATTTTGAAAGATGATGAACCTGATTTTTTTGAAAATGAAATGATTCAATTATTAGCAACATCGTCTACGAATTTAGAAGAAACGATTAATCATTTATCCGAAGTTGTTCAAATTAACTTATCTTCAACTGAGAATTTAACACTAATTCCTCTAAATAATATTATTAATAAACAAATCTCCTCTGTAAAACCACTTGCTGAAAAAAACAATATAAAAATAACAAATAATATAGAAAAAAATATTGAGGTACTCGGTGTCCCTGCTTATTTAGAAAGTATTATTTTAAATTTTGTAACTAATGCAATTAAATACAGCTCTGACGAAAGAAATAGTTTTTTAAATATAAATTCAGAAAAAAATGGACGATACACTATAATTTCATTTACAGATAATGGTATTGGAATAAACCTAAATTTACACAGAAAAAAACTATTTGGAATGTATAAAACATTTCATGACAATGAAGACGCCAGAGGTATTGGTTTATTTATTACTAAAAACCAAATAGAAACTTTAGGTGGAAAAATAGAAGTAACTAGCGAACTTAATAAAGGAACAACTTTTAAAGTATTTTTTAAACATGAAAAAAATTAACTTAGCTTGTATAATTGAAGACGACCCTACACACGTCTATATTACTAAACGGTTTTTGAAACGAACCGGACTTGTGGAATCGATTTTAACATGCTCGAATGGAAAAGACGCATTTGACAAATTAAAAGCAATAATTTCTGATGGAAAGCAGCTGCCAGAATTAATACTCTTAGATTTAAATATGCCTATTTGGGATGGGTGGCAGTTTCTTGATGCTTTTAAAGCAATACCCAGCGAAAAAAAAATAAATATTTACATACTTACAAGCTCTAACAGCGAAGCAGATATAGAGCGCGCAAAACTATATAATATTGATAGTAATTATATTGTTAAACCTATAACTTTAGAAAAATTACAAGAGGTGCTTTTTAATTAATAAAATCTATAGTTTAATTTACTACCCCCTCTTTTACATCACTATCAATCCTCTCAATAAAAACTCAAATTTATTGAGAGGGTTTAGTTAAAAGGCAACCTTAATCAATGTGTAATACACTACCGACTTCATTTTACTTTATAAAACCTTCTCAAATTTCTTTAACTCTTTTCTTTTTTAAATTTAGTATATTACTTATAAAAAAGAGTTATTAGCAGTAAACGTTACCTCAAAAACCAATCAATACAACACCCATAAAAGGAGATACGTCGAACAAAGAAAACTTAAAGCTTTGTTAAATCTTATTTTCCATATATTTATTTTTTTATTAAAATAATCAAGATAATTATATGTGGCACTATAGGTCCCTCCTTATATCCCTGATATTACCAACAATTCTTTTTTCACAAAATATCACCCCTTCAATCGAAATTAGCGATGCTGGAGGTTTAACAGATATTTTGGTAGATTGTGATTATCCCACGGATGCAGATCGCTGCTTTGTTTTACAAGCCAATTACACCACTATTTACGAAACTACTTCTTACGAAGTAAACAGTATACCTTTTACTAACTTATCTGGTTTAACAAATGAAAATTCGGTAACCGTTTCTGCCGACGATAAATGGAGTTCTGTTTTACCATTACCTTTCGATTTTTGTTTTTACAACGAAGGTTTCAATTCATTTATTCTTGGAGATAATGGACTAATAAGCTTCAACACCACACTTGCTCTTGCCGATAGCCCCTATTTTTCAGGAAGTTTACCAAACTCATCCATGCCAACCAATGCTATATTTGGTGCTTATCACGATTTAACAAACGATAACAATGTATTTGGCTGCACCGACGACCCGAGCACACCAGAAAACGAATGTGGCGAAATTAAAACCTATACTACAGGCACTGCTCCGCAACGTACTTTTGTTATTAGTTACGAAAATTTAAACCATTTTAACTGCGAAAACACAAGATCTACAACTCAAATTGTACTTTACGAAACCTCGAATATTATCGATGTTTATATAAAGGACAAACCAATAAATTGCGAAACAACATCTGGAGCTTATCGAAAAAATGCTTTGATAGGAATTCAAAATGAAGATGGAACATCAGCAACAACGCCTACCGATAGAAATTCTGGTATATGGAGCGCCACTAATGAAGCTTGGCGGTTTACACCAAACGGAATTCCTACAACAGTTGTGCAATGGCGAGATGCCAGCGACACACTCATTGCAACAGGCGATCAAATAACCATTTGCCCAGAAGAATCGACAAGTTATACCGCTAGAGTAACTTACGATATGTGTATTGGCACCGATGTTATTTTAGAAGATACCATAGATATTACCATTGATTTCTCTTACCCAATAGCTATAGACAATGTGCAAACTGTATGCGACATTAACTTGGTTGGAGAAGAAACTATAGATTTAACAACCTATGCGCCATTAATGGTTGGCACACAAACTGGTTTAGTGTTAAATTACTATAATTCTCCAGACGATGCGAAAAATGAAACTAACCCAATACCAACTCCAGAAAACTACCTTTTAACAACCTCAACAGAAAACATATATGTTAGATTACAACGTGGCGTTGGTTGCTTTGATGTAGGTACATTAACCGTTAATCTAGAAGAATTAGCAACCTCACAACTCTCTCAAATTTCAGAATGCGATGTAGATAATGATAATTCAGAAATTATAACATTTTCCGATTACACCACGCAAATTATTGGTAGCCAATCTAGCGCCACACTTTCCTATCATTTAAATCAAAATGAAGCTGAAAACAATCTAA from Algibacter sp. L1A34 includes these protein-coding regions:
- a CDS encoding sensor histidine kinase, whose product is MVGSHIEITELKENEEFLNRCNHEANIGFWDMSVENKTVKWSNTTKTIHGVALDYEPNLETGINFYREGSSRSKITELVFRALNFGEAFKIELQIVTLQGEYRWVKVIGIPEKTENKYSRIYGTIQDINDLKKYQIKLEQSEQAFRGNFENAAIGMALFDKDGKWIKINQTLCDILGYTQDELNQLTFQDITHPEDLNTDESLIEDVIIGKKDHYKIDKRYFHKKGHIVFIHLAVSVVRDTEKEALYFISQFIDITLLKEQEKALKRIITFTQDQNDRLKNFAHIVSHNLRSHSGGISALLEILKDDEPDFFENEMIQLLATSSTNLEETINHLSEVVQINLSSTENLTLIPLNNIINKQISSVKPLAEKNNIKITNNIEKNIEVLGVPAYLESIILNFVTNAIKYSSDERNSFLNINSEKNGRYTIISFTDNGIGINLNLHRKKLFGMYKTFHDNEDARGIGLFITKNQIETLGGKIEVTSELNKGTTFKVFFKHEKN
- a CDS encoding response regulator, with translation MKKINLACIIEDDPTHVYITKRFLKRTGLVESILTCSNGKDAFDKLKAIISDGKQLPELILLDLNMPIWDGWQFLDAFKAIPSEKKINIYILTSSNSEADIERAKLYNIDSNYIVKPITLEKLQEVLFN